The stretch of DNA GGCATGCCTAGCTCTATATTTGTGTAAAAATAAGGCATACCGCATACGGATGTATATTCACTAATATCAAATTAATACAATATTGTTATGCAAGTAAATCACTCTCTCACATCTGAGAAGAATGAGAAGTCATAGGAGGTGATTCGGTGAAGTCATTAAAAATTTCTGCAATCGTAGCAATTCTCGCTGTCTCATTAGTATCTTCATCAATATCTGTTGCTGAAGCAAAAAAGGCATCAACAGATGACAAACTATCACCAAAAAGCTATGGTCTAAAAACATCATCTAATCCAGTAATAAAGTCTGCAGACAAATCAGATACAACAACAAAGTTCAAGAATTTGAAGACAGAAGAAATCAGATCAATACAGAAAATCATGGAAGAACAAAAAGCATCCATGTATATCAAAAAAACATACAGAATGTAAAACCTCTTTTTTATTTATTTTAGTTTTTTAAGTTTATGCATATATTTTCAAATTAGCTAAACATGACTGTGCTGAATTATGAATAAATTTTGTCAACTTACATGTTAAGGCATACCGCAATACGGTATACAGGCTCATATTATTCGCTATTGTACTAACATCATGTCAACAATTCAAGTCTACAAACAACAATCTGTACCAGAAAAAATTCTGATTGCAGGATTGCCGTCAAAAAAAGAAACAAATCTTGCAACAAATGGAATCAAATGCATGATTTGTTCTGACTCTAAGGTACCGTGCATTTTTGACGAGAGCAGAAAACCACTTGTGCTAAAATGCAGAGTGTGGCCACAAGTCGTGGCCAACACGTCATCTTGTTGATGACATTTTATTTTTAAAACAGAATTTGGTTTGTTTAATTGAACTTGTTATGATTTTTAATTTTTATATGCATTGTAGATGTTTTGGTACAGGCTTGACTTTGCTCTGACTATATCTTCCCTTAATGAAATGACCTCGTTGGTTACTTTGTGGATCTTTTTGGGATCTGGATTGACAGTATTTGTCAAGTCAGCAAGCTCGCCTCTTTTTGTAGCCAGTTTTGCCTCCATGTCTTTTATCAATCCTTGAAGTCTGGCTATCTCAAATGTCACATCCGAAAACTTGAGAGATATACTAGAAGAGGAATTTGCTTCTACTTTTGTTCCTGTCTTGTAACAAGAATTTGATGCTATTTTTGTAAGCTTCAAAGTCGTATCGACCGTGTCTGTTGTGACCTTGATTATGGGATCAGAAATCGATTCCCTTCCTGCACATACTTCCAGTACTACATCCCAAACTCCCTTTGTCTTAGATGGTAGGGCAGATATTATCTTGACATGATTTCCGGATATCTCCGAGCCGGTAAACGATGTCTTTGGTAGATCTGTTTTCGATTTTTGTCCATACAATACTAGGTTGTATCTGGCTATGTCGTCCCTAAGATCGTTAATTGCTTGTCGCAATGAGGTGATCTTGGTAGTGGATTCTCCTATCTTTGCCTTTTTCTCATCAGTGTTTTGTTCAAGCAGTATTGAGGCCAAGGTCTCTTTTTCTGCTTCAAGTTGCTGATTGAGACTGGTGATCTTGTCGTTTATTGATGCTATTTTTGACACAATATCGTCCTGGTTTGTTAGGCTTGCCGTTATTGAACTTGAATTAATCGCAGTTACTGTAGCAGACGACATTCTGCACGAGTTAGCCGGAATGTCTTGTGACAGCGTGATTGTCTTTGTATCGAGGTCGGTTTTGATTAGGATTTCTGGGGCAACAAGTGTTACTGATCCAGCACATACTTCAAAGATATAGTTGTATATGGATGTGGAACTCTTCTTTACTCCAATAGACTCAGCCTTTGTAATTGAAATTGTCTTGATTATATCTTTAATTTCTGTCACACTTGGCTCAGAATCCGGTAGTCTTTCCCATCCGCCTCTTGCAAATATATCCACTGATGATTCTTTGACACAAATGACTCTGGTCTTTTCAGAATCAACAAGCTTCACAAGATCTTCATTACATACTACTTCATTTGGCGGTATGCCCATGTGGACTTGTACTAGGGGGTGTATTGCGTCACCACGTGCTTCCTCTAGTAAAAGCGTACCAAAAGCCGCCGATAAAATAACTACAAGCAAAAGTTTCATGGGTAGAGTTACTCTTTCTTTGTATTTATTTTTGATCCTCAAATTGTGGTGAGTATATCTAGCTGACAATAACAAAACTCGTGCAAATCCGCGTATTCTTTTTTATCACAGGTGGTACATTTTAAGAAAATTGCTAATTTGCATTCTGTACAAAAATTGATCTCTTCTAGTATTCCACTGCATGATTTGCATTTTTGTAATTTTGCTTTGCTTTCATTTAATGTATCTTGAGCAGATCTCTTGTTGACTGTTTGTAGTATGTAGTAACTTTTCATAGTGTTCGTACACAATGATATTATTAGTCAATTAATGATGGTTTGCGGCATGCCTTTTTTGTAAAATATTGTACCTAAAGTAAATTCTTAGAAAGTATTATTAGTAGAATCTGCCTTTTTGCGGTATGCTTGATGAGCCCATAGTTTATGGAAATTTGCAATCTTACAAGCTATATGTTCTGCCTATGGCAAAACGTCTTTTTGGAAATTATTCCTTTAGAAGAAAATCCGCAATAAAACATCATTCTAATGTTCAGAAAATGTTGGAAATTCTGGCTTTGCATGGATCCCTCACAACATGGGGCATGGCAAAAATAGCATTAAACGATGATATCACAAATATTAGAACTAAAGAAAAAGAATATCGCCGCTTGTTAAAAGGGAGAAAAGATCGCGGAAAACATTCTCCAGGAGTTTTAGATGTTGGTCTTGTGGTGACCGATGGCAAGAACTATAACCGCGGCCCGGCCGATGTCTATAGGCTCTCCGTCCATGGTATTCTATACTGCCTTGATGTTTTGGAGCTTACAAATAAGGAAATTGACAAAATGGCGCACCATTACTCTAATGTTCTACCAATGATGTTTGGAAAATGGGAGTATCTCAAATCAATTGTGTCAAATGATGTATACAGATTAAAAACCCTGGCAGGTGGCATGTTTTTAGATAATATTCAGGTAACAAAGCTCTCAAAATTCCCAGTTTTTGAGCTTTTAACGTATCTGTCAATAAAATACCAGGAATTCTTTGAGTCAATAGAAGAAAAAAAACTTGCAGACCAGCTTTCTTATTGGTTTTACACGCATCTGTTTTTGCCCTCAGGATCAAAACAAGCGGGATTGGACAATACAAAACTCAAAAAAATCTTTGAAGACAAACAAATCAAAGACTGGTATTATGGATTTGTGGAAGAATCCATCCAGTTCTACCAAGACAGATTTACTGTAATGAAAAAGCTAGCAAAACATTAGGCGTGCTTGTTGATTAGGCCTTCTAGTATCTCAAATGAATATGGCTTTGATATTGCCTCAATTAGGCCTAGGCTCTTTGCCTTGAGGTATTTCTTTTCGTCCTGATTGTATGCCGTAATTAGAATCACTTTGGCACTCGAGTCGTGTTGCCTTATCTTAAGAAATGCATCATAGCCATCCATTTTTGGCATTCTTATGTCCATAAATGTCAAGTCTGGCCTTATGTCCTTGTATTTAGTCACTCCATCATCTCCGTCCTTTGCAGTAAATACATTGTGACCCATGCCCTTGATCATAAAGGCGGTGTTTTCTAGCAGATCTACATCATCGTCTACAATTAGAATTGTCTTTTGGCCGGACACTACATTACTTGGTTTTTCTTCTCATAAAAAACTTGCTTACGAGTTTTTCATTTCTTGTGTAATTGGTATAGTTATGGTAAAGATAGTTGGGTCATTCTGAAATGAAATGGAGCCATTGTGTTGCTCTACGATATTTTTGCAGCTGGCAAGGCCAAGACCAGTTCCTTTTTGTTTTGTCGTAACTAGTGGTTTGAAAACATCTGGAATTATTTTTTCCTCAATTCCAGGGCCATTATCCTCAATCTCAATTATGGCATTGTTGTTGTTTTGTTTGATTTTAATTGTAATTTTGCCCTTGTCTTGATCTGTTGCCTGAATAGAATTTAAAATCAAGTTGATAAATAATATTTCCATTTTTTTCTCATCGCAGTCTATTGTGATGTCTTGTCCCTCTATGGAAATCTGCACTTCTTTTGGAACCTCTAGCGATTGTATTGCTGATTTAATAATTGATCTTATGGACGCAGGCTTGATCAAAAGTGGTGTTTTTCTCAAGTAATTTAGAACGTCTTCCACCTGATGCGACATGCGAGAAACTGCCCTATCCATTCTTTGTATGACTGTGTCTATTTCTGGATTGGATCCGACGTTTCTCTTTATGATGTCCATTCCAGTGCGGATTGTGCCAAGAGGGTTTTTCATGTCGTGAGCCATGCTTGCAGAAAGCTCTCCTATTGCAGTCAGTCTTTCGTTTTTTATGCGTGCATTTGCTTCGGACAGCTTTTTCTCTGTTTCAAATAATTTCTTTAAGGAAACTTCCATTTCTCTAAAAGAATTCATTATGGTGTTTATCTCTGTAATTTTGCTTTTCTGTATCTTTGCATCAAAATCTCCCCTTCCAAGAAGCACTGTGATCTTTGAAAGCCTAGCAAGAGGATTTGTAACAAAACGGGACAGAACTATTCCAAGAGCCGTGGCAGATATTATTCCGAGTAACGTTGAGATCAAAAAGTTCCTCTCAAGCGTCTCAAATCCTTCTACTACTGAGGAGTCTTGCTCTATTACAACAACCCAGTCAAATCCTCTAAAGTCTCTATATCCTATTGATGTTGCATAAGACACAAAGATGATATCTGGATAACCGATCTCAAAACTATCATTATCTGTTGTGAATCTGGAAAAATATTCTATTTTTGAATTAGACGGGAATATTTGCCCGTTTTTGTATATGGCCTGACCATCATTGTCGACAAGTATGACGTTTTTTCTTGCTTCGTTTAGCACATCAGCATCATTTAGGAAGTCTTCCAATAAGACATGATAACTAACTGTAATTCTCAGCGTTCCGATATAGTTTGAAGATTCATCCAGAATGGGAAATGCAAATGGGACTACATAATCATCATAATTCTTGTCGTATTCCATCTTGCCCACAAAACTCTGTTTGTTTTTTGTAATTTGCCACCATTCCTCATCTGCTTGTATGTAATCTGTCGTGCCTGTCGTAAGGGCAATAACTGCCCCATATTGGTTTGTCACAAACAGTTCTTTTACAACATTTAGGTTGTATTCGTTCGTGTCTGATAAGACAAACTCATTGAGTCTAGCAGAAATTTTGTTCTCAAATATGCTCTTCATTAATTTGGTTCTATCATGTTGTGTAATATCTAGAGGAGATTCTAACTCTACAAGATCTGATTCATCAAATTTCTGGTTAGATTCTATAACTGATGACTGAATTTGTTTTATTTCTGTTAGACTTTGCAGCTCTAGTATTTTTGAATAAATGTGCCCATCGAGGTCTTGCATGATGTTGTTTGCCTGTGCCTGGCTCCTCAACAATGTTGTCTTTTTTGCTTCATCAATTGCAAATTCATAAGTAAAATAACTATGTCCTGCATATACCGAAAACAAAACTGTGATTGCCAGTATCAGCAAGTATGTGATTTTCACTAGTAAGTGGATGCTCTTTTTGCATTTAAACTCTGGTTTTCATACAAACAAAAAGGCATACCGCAAACCATCATTAATTGACTAATAACAAAACCACTAAACAAATCCATGAAAACAAACATTCAGATTAACAGTGATCCATCAATTCCTGATCATGTAAGAGAAAAACTGTTCAGCTATGAGAGCCTCATGAAAAAATTGTTTTATGCGTGCGAAAAGTGCGATGGCGCCCTGATACAGCTGGCCACATGTGTTGTTTGCAAGAGAACATCGATGAGAATATGCGTCAATTGTGCAACTGTTTCAAAAACCCCCCACGAATCCTGCAATATTGTAAGAATTGCTAACCATTCCTCGACAATCCTGGAGGCAGGTCGCTAGTGCTGAAAATACTCGGAATTGCTCTATTGGCAATGTCTGTGATGATCGCAGGTACTGTAGTCCCTTCTGGCGCGGCAATTAACTATGACAAACAGGAGAATTTCAAGTATGTCAAAGAAAAAATCGTAAAACCATACCCAGGTAAAAGCGGCTGGTGGATTTATCATGTGTGGGTCTGCGCCGATGATTATAGTCTGGGAATTGCCGAAGTTGTTCTAAGCTCGGATACTGAGAAAATTTACCAAGGCGTAAACAAGGCCATTCCAAAAGGAGAATGCAGTACATATGGCGCAGTCATGAAGGCAAAGAATGGCAATACTTTGGGATACAAAATAACAACAATCGCAGACGCAGCAGAAAAAATAGCCAAGTCAAAGCAGGGAAAACTTGACAATACCAACTGGAATGAGATTGGCAGATACAAGTTTGTTCTTGGCTTCTACTAAGGCATACCGCAAATCTACAATTATGATCATATAACATCTGAACAAAAGATACTCAATGAAAACATTCTCCAAGACTTTACTTCTTGCCACAATAGCGGTAATGTTGTTTGCATCAGTATATGCAAGTGTTGCGTTAGAGGAGGCAGATGCGGCAAAGTCCAAAAAAGACAAGCTCAAGTCCGTCAAAGCCAAGAAAGGTTGGCTAGCTCATTCAAAATATCGGTAGAACAATCCAAAACCAATTATTTTTTATTCAGAATAATTCATGGCACATTCAAGTGAGCAAAATTCTGATCTCCTATTTTCGAATTCTTTGCTACATTTTTTGCACTTCAAATTTTTTCCCTCATTGCGTGCAGAGGCAGCTAGGCACAACGCCTAGCCACCATCTGAAATGACCTGTCTTACACGAGATTGGTACTGGCACGACTCATCTCTGAGAAATTAATTATTAGATATTGTTTTGCAAGTGCGGTATGCCTTTAGATTTTTCTGTATTTGATATTTGTAAATTCGGTCAAGTCAGAAACATACTGGATCTTGATCTGAGCTGTGTCTTTGGAGTTGATCTGTGTGTGGTAACTTTGGCATTTTCCTGCCTGCATCGACTTGCCTGACTCGGCTATGAACCATTCAAGCTTGGATTCTATGAGAAAAGATGGCCTTTGGATTGATTTTTCTGAGCACGCCTGGAACTTGACTAGGTATTTTTCCTTGCCTAGTAGCGTGGTGGAGGTTACCTTGATGTCAATTTTGGCATTGTTGTTCTTAAAGCCAGACTGTATCTTTTCAAAGTTCTTGTCAATTTTGCTTTTGCCCACAAAATACCAATCTGGATTTTTGTACAGCTTTATGCAGTCATGAAGATCCGATTTGTATTTGTATTTCTCGCGAAACTTTTGCTCGCCAAGCTCCTTGTATTTTTCATACATTGAAATGCACTTGTTCTGATTCACTCTTCCCTCTACAGTGCTTACTGGCAAAACAAGCACTGATGAGAGAATGCCTATTGCAAAGAGAAGACCGATATTTGTTATGTATTGGCGTCGCATTGTGGTTACCCTTTGATATATGGACACAAATCTACGGCCTGCAAGGGAGAATTGTCGCAGATAAGATTCGGACACGCTCTTTTACAACAATCATCGTAGTTTGTGTCCATATTGCGATTCTACCTAAACATGTTATATGATCATGATTATAGATTTGCGGTATGCCTTCGATCAATATTCTACATATGCGAGTAATTTGGCAAACGACCTGTCAAATAAATAACATATACATGTAGAATCGATTCAACAAGCAAGAAAAATGAAAATCAGTTTCACATTTGTAATAGCTGCATTGTCCTTACTCTCAATCCCAGCTCTGGCTGCAGACGCACAAACTGTGGATGAACAAAAATCATACCGAGTCGGAATCTACCTCCTAAATGTCGGAAAAATCGATCTGCATACAAGCTCCTACGACCTTGATTTTTACATGTGGGTGTATTCCGAAGAGGATGACTTTACAAAGTCAAAACCCAAGATAGAATTCATGAATGGCAAAGCAACCATAGAGCCTATTACGGTAGAGCCGCATTATTATGAAGCAAGGGTCAAAGGCACGTTTCTAAACAACTTGGATTTTCACCAATATCCATTTGAGCAAATTCATCTAACTGTGGAAATAGAAGGGCTAGATGAGCATCAAAGTCTTGTCTTGATGGCAGATCCTGACGAGAGTGGCATTGATAAGCTGATCAGCATTCCGGGTTGGAATCTAGTTGAGATGACCCAAGACATCCTAATTCATGATTATCCTGATGGCAAGGAATATTCTAGATATGTATTTACGATGACAATTGAGAGATTTTTCCTCTCGTCTTTTCTTAAAACACTCCTTCCAATTATCATAATCACAACAATTGCAATGCTTGCTTTCTGGATGAGCCCAGCTAATTTTGCTCCAAGAATAGGCCTTGGCGCATCAACCCTTTTGGCTGCAGTAGCGGCACATCTTAATGCCGCAAACCAGCTTCCTCCAGTAGGCTATCTCACACTGCTTGACAAAATCATGATAATTGCATATGCATTGTTTTTGAACAACTTGCTTTCCATGGTTATACAAATGAGGTATGTAGATCATGACATGAAGGACAAGGCAGTACAAATCAATGCAAGGATGCGCAAGTTCATGCCAATAATTGTAATTGTGATTTTCTTCTCATTGTTGATAATCTAGAATGGAGTACATATCTGAATTTGAGAGGACTAGTATGGATTGAAAAAGCCAGAAATTAGCAGAATCGGCCTGGCCTTGGGTCCAGTTCTTTTTACAATCATAGTTCTAGCGCCAATTGACGGGCTGTCACTTGAGGCAAAAATAGTCCTTGGAACGGCGTTTCTGATGGGTGCTTGGTGGGTCACAGAGGCAATCCCTATCTATGTTACTGCCCTTTTGCCGCTGGTCGTCTTTCCGATTCTGCACGTGACTGAGCTTGCACAGGTGTCGACATTTTATGCAGACAGGATAGTTTTTCTTATGTTGGGCGGGTTCTTTCTTGCAGCCGCAATAGAGAGAACCGGCCTGCACCAAAGATTTGCATTTACAATATTGAAATTATTTGGGACAAATCCGAAAAGCATCATTGGCGCATTTGTCCTAGTGACCGGAGTTCTTAGCGCATGGATGAGCAACACCGCTACCACATTACTGATGCTGCCTATTGCAATTGCAATCATAACTAGTCTTGACATACAAAACAAGGAAAAATTCAGCATCTGTCTTTTGCTTAGCATAGCGTATGCGGCAAGCATAGGGGGCATTGCAACTTTGATCGGCACTTCACCCAATGCAATATTTGCATCGCTTTCCAAGTCGCTAGTTGGAATCGATGTGAGTTTTGCCCAGTGGCTTCTTGTGGGGCTACCGGTAAGTGCAATCTCTCTTTTTGTAATGTGGCTCTACATGGTAAATGTGGGTGTAAGGATTGGCAAAACCCCGATAATTGGCGAAAAAACACTCATCGCAAAAAAACTCGAAGACCTCGGCAAAATTAGCAGGGATGAAAAACTAGTCATTGTAGTCTTTGCTGGTGCTGTAACTGCATGGATAACTAGGGGATTGGTCTGGGCAGATCTATTCCCGTTGGTGGATGATTCAACAATTGCTCTTTTTGCGGCAATGTCTTTGTTTTTCATTCCTTCAAAAAACAAGAGACTGCTGGACTGGAGTTCCGCAGTAAAAATTCCATGGGGCATACTGGTGCTAATTGGCGGGGGGCTGGCACTTGCAGGAAGCTTTACAGTTACAGGAGTGGATGTCTGGATGGCAGACCATCTGTCCTTTCTGCATGGTGCCAATTATTTTATCATAATTTTGGTCCTAGCCTCTGTTGTGATATTTAGCGAATATCTCTCCAATACCGCAACTGCGGCATTGATGATTCCAGTTGCTGCAGCTCTTGCTCCCACCCTTGGCGTAAATCCAATTTTGCTCATGATGCCTGTGGCAATTGCGGCAAGCTATGGATTCATCCTGCCTTCGAGCACCCCCTCAAACGCAATAGTGCTCTCTAGTGGACATGTAAACCCAAAGAAAATGGCAAGAATTGGTCTGCCGCTAAACATCATAGGAGTGTTGCTTGTGTCTGTTCTGACCACGTTGTTGGTCCCACTGGTCTGGGGATGAGTCATGTCTGAGATGATTCTTGACATAATAATTCTGGCAGCATCGATTGCAGTACTGGTCAAAAGCGCAACCTTTGCAATTGAGAAAATTGTAAGGTTTTCCAAAATAACTGGAATTGGGGAGCTTGCAGCAGGGTTTGTCATAGTTGCAGTGGCAACATCGACTCCAGAAATCAGCGTGGCCGTATTCTCAACACATTCTGATAATGTGGGAATAACACTTGGCGATATTTTCGGCTCAAACGTTACCAATATTGGCCTCGTTACGGGATTGTTTTTGCTGATATCGCCGATACGGCACATAGAGCAAAAAACACTGCGTACTCTCTTGCCGCTTCTTTTGGCGTCATCTGCGATACCTCTGGCCTTGTTGGTCTCTCAGCAAGGTAGCAGGTTTATTGGAATTGTGCTCTTGGGAGCTTTTGGCTTTTTCCTGTATTATACCATAAAGTCTCACAAAATAGAAAAAGAGGATGCCGAACAAGAAAAAAACTCCGCACTAAAGCAATTGATCTATTTTTTTGTCGGAATTGCCCTTGTGATTGTCAGCGCCAAGTTCGTAGTGGACAGTGCATCATCGATTGCCGAGGTGACAGGAATAAGGCAATCCGTTATTGGAGCAACAGTCATTGCCTTTGGCACCTCCTTACCAGAACTAACTGTTGACATAATAGCGGTAAGAAAAAGACACCTACAGCTTGCCCTGGGAGATATTATTGGGTCGTGCATAACAAACATCACGCTGGTTCTAGGATTGGTCTTGGTGCTCTCTAGCGTGGACATTAACTTTGGAATTCTCTCATCGCTAATTGGATTTGCAATAGTTGCGCCATTTGCAATGTTTCTATTTCTTAGGACGGCAAAAATCAAGAAATGGCACGCCATGGCCCTACTTGCAATTTATGCTGCATTCATAATTACGATATTTGAGATCCAAATTCTGTTCATCGGAATTTAGAGTCATTTCCTGATTGCAAGAAAACAACCGTTTCAATCAGATTGGTTGCTCGGAATTGGAAGACTTGCTGCTTTTTTCCTTTTTTCCAAAAAACTTGAGTTTGATCAGATACAAAACGCTAAGGATAACCTCAATTGTAATTGCGACCACAATAAATGCTGCTATCTGAATTATGAAATTGGGCATTTCTGCTAGGCGCGGCATTATCTCATCAAGTGAGAAAAATTTGGGACTCAGTATGAATATGCCTAGCAGTACCAGTGGAAGCAACTTTGCCAAATCCCTGGCCAGATCCTCATTGTAATATGCAGCGATTCTGACAGATATGACAATTGAGCTTGAAACAAGAAAGACCGTTTTTACCGACATGTCTTGTGCAAGAAAGAACATGAATATGGAATAAACCAAAAACCACACAAACACTACGATCGGAAAAATGAACACGTTGGTTGCAATGTGTGCAGCTATTCTTGGGGCTGCGGAAATCTTCTGCCCACTAGGCTTGAATTTGCCGCCCCTGAGGCGTTGTTCTATGTTCAGTGAGAACATGTCTTTTTTTGCGAGGAATCTGTAGAAATGAAAAATGAAGATTCCGTAGACGACCATCCCTACAGAAAATCCAACTATGTCATAAATTGATGATTCAACAGTTATGTTTTCTACAATTTTATTCATATAGTCAACGACAGACTCTTGCGACAAATTTACAAAGTCAAACGATGTCTGGGCGTAAACTGGGACCGCGAGTAATGGCAAAACCAAAATCAAAAACATGAATTGATTCAACGCGGACAATCTATTTATGGCAAGATTTCGGACTTAAATCTATATCTCATATCTGTTAAAATCAAATTTGATAAACAGATATTTCTTTAATTGCAACGAGTCTTGTAAAATCGCATTGCCATACAGAACAATCCTAGTTCCATTTGACGGAATCAAAACATGATGCGATATTGCTCAAGATCATGAAATCGAACACCCAAAAGTAATTACGTGAATTAGGGCAACTTGAATGAACAAGTAGTTGAGATCTTAAGACAGCACACAGAAAACTAAATCGAACTAAGCACTCCAAGCAGTGCCCCGAGGAATGAAAACACAATAATGCTTACAAGCAGGTATTTTTTTGCCGTAGTGCGCTCATAGTATTTCCTCGGAGTTATTCCCTTGAGGAAGAATATGATCATGCATCCGAGTATTAGGCCTATTATGTTTGATGAGGTAAGTAGAAAACCCCCAGCAAATATCCGATAGTCCAAAAACGCAATACCAATACAGGTGACCGTGGTTGGTGGGACAAGGG from Candidatus Nitrosotenuis aquarius encodes:
- a CDS encoding sensor histidine kinase gives rise to the protein MKITYLLILAITVLFSVYAGHSYFTYEFAIDEAKKTTLLRSQAQANNIMQDLDGHIYSKILELQSLTEIKQIQSSVIESNQKFDESDLVELESPLDITQHDRTKLMKSIFENKISARLNEFVLSDTNEYNLNVVKELFVTNQYGAVIALTTGTTDYIQADEEWWQITKNKQSFVGKMEYDKNYDDYVVPFAFPILDESSNYIGTLRITVSYHVLLEDFLNDADVLNEARKNVILVDNDGQAIYKNGQIFPSNSKIEYFSRFTTDNDSFEIGYPDIIFVSYATSIGYRDFRGFDWVVVIEQDSSVVEGFETLERNFLISTLLGIISATALGIVLSRFVTNPLARLSKITVLLGRGDFDAKIQKSKITEINTIMNSFREMEVSLKKLFETEKKLSEANARIKNERLTAIGELSASMAHDMKNPLGTIRTGMDIIKRNVGSNPEIDTVIQRMDRAVSRMSHQVEDVLNYLRKTPLLIKPASIRSIIKSAIQSLEVPKEVQISIEGQDITIDCDEKKMEILFINLILNSIQATDQDKGKITIKIKQNNNNAIIEIEDNGPGIEEKIIPDVFKPLVTTKQKGTGLGLASCKNIVEQHNGSISFQNDPTIFTITIPITQEMKNS
- a CDS encoding SLC13 family permease; amino-acid sequence: MKKPEISRIGLALGPVLFTIIVLAPIDGLSLEAKIVLGTAFLMGAWWVTEAIPIYVTALLPLVVFPILHVTELAQVSTFYADRIVFLMLGGFFLAAAIERTGLHQRFAFTILKLFGTNPKSIIGAFVLVTGVLSAWMSNTATTLLMLPIAIAIITSLDIQNKEKFSICLLLSIAYAASIGGIATLIGTSPNAIFASLSKSLVGIDVSFAQWLLVGLPVSAISLFVMWLYMVNVGVRIGKTPIIGEKTLIAKKLEDLGKISRDEKLVIVVFAGAVTAWITRGLVWADLFPLVDDSTIALFAAMSLFFIPSKNKRLLDWSSAVKIPWGILVLIGGGLALAGSFTVTGVDVWMADHLSFLHGANYFIIILVLASVVIFSEYLSNTATAALMIPVAAALAPTLGVNPILLMMPVAIAASYGFILPSSTPSNAIVLSSGHVNPKKMARIGLPLNIIGVLLVSVLTTLLVPLVWG
- a CDS encoding sodium:calcium antiporter, producing the protein MSEMILDIIILAASIAVLVKSATFAIEKIVRFSKITGIGELAAGFVIVAVATSTPEISVAVFSTHSDNVGITLGDIFGSNVTNIGLVTGLFLLISPIRHIEQKTLRTLLPLLLASSAIPLALLVSQQGSRFIGIVLLGAFGFFLYYTIKSHKIEKEDAEQEKNSALKQLIYFFVGIALVIVSAKFVVDSASSIAEVTGIRQSVIGATVIAFGTSLPELTVDIIAVRKRHLQLALGDIIGSCITNITLVLGLVLVLSSVDINFGILSSLIGFAIVAPFAMFLFLRTAKIKKWHAMALLAIYAAFIITIFEIQILFIGI
- a CDS encoding coiled-coil domain-containing protein, giving the protein MKLLLVVILSAAFGTLLLEEARGDAIHPLVQVHMGIPPNEVVCNEDLVKLVDSEKTRVICVKESSVDIFARGGWERLPDSEPSVTEIKDIIKTISITKAESIGVKKSSTSIYNYIFEVCAGSVTLVAPEILIKTDLDTKTITLSQDIPANSCRMSSATVTAINSSSITASLTNQDDIVSKIASINDKITSLNQQLEAEKETLASILLEQNTDEKKAKIGESTTKITSLRQAINDLRDDIARYNLVLYGQKSKTDLPKTSFTGSEISGNHVKIISALPSKTKGVWDVVLEVCAGRESISDPIIKVTTDTVDTTLKLTKIASNSCYKTGTKVEANSSSSISLKFSDVTFEIARLQGLIKDMEAKLATKRGELADLTNTVNPDPKKIHKVTNEVISLREDIVRAKSSLYQNIYNAYKN
- a CDS encoding response regulator, translated to MSGQKTILIVDDDVDLLENTAFMIKGMGHNVFTAKDGDDGVTKYKDIRPDLTFMDIRMPKMDGYDAFLKIRQHDSSAKVILITAYNQDEKKYLKAKSLGLIEAISKPYSFEILEGLINKHA